From a region of the Coffea arabica cultivar ET-39 chromosome 3e, Coffea Arabica ET-39 HiFi, whole genome shotgun sequence genome:
- the LOC140004398 gene encoding uncharacterized protein: MQSQRVWLLGFWASPFVQRVKWALKLKGVEYEYIEEDLFDKSSLLLKLNPVQKLVPVLVHNRKPISESILILEYIDEVWKQNPLLPHDPYERAQARFWAKFAEEKVRESTWDALCSRGEEREKAAKSSIEALEKFEEELKLKGTKFLGGETIGFVDLVAGFISYQLPVFEEVGSMKILDSSKFPATFDWIYNFLNHPVIKDDLPAKDLMFDYYAKRSKEISDEKDSCRNACEYIEEDTYNKSSLLLKLNRVHGRVPVLVHNGKPISESIIILEYIDGVWKQTHLLPQDPCERAQARFWAKFTEEKMEENQGVKLLGFWVSPYVLRVKWALKLKGIEYEHIEEDVFNKSPLLLKLNPVKGQVPVLVHDGKPIPESIVILEYIDEVWKHSPLLPRDPYERANSRFWAKFAAEKLQAYAWEALCSRGEDHERAIKASMEALEMMEKELNGKKFFGGDKIGFVDLVAGFISYQLPVYEEIVSMKILDSSKFPAITNWINNFLNHPLIKEELPPKHKMLAYFSNRRNVILVQNSSNK, encoded by the exons ATGCAAAGCCAAAGGGTGTGGCTCTTGGGATTCTGGGCAAGCCCATTTGTTCAGAGGGTGAAGTGGGCGCTCAAACTTAAGGGTGTTGAGTATGAATACATTGAAGAAGATCTATTCGACAAGAGCTCTTTGCTTTTGAAGTTAAATCCTGTTCAGAAATTGGTGCCTGTTCTTGTTCACAATCGAAAACCAATTTCAGAATCCATACTCATTCTTGAATATATTGATGAGGTCTGGAAACAGAACCCCTTGTTACCCCATGATCCTTATGAAAGAGCACAAGCACGTTTCTGGGCTAAATTTGCTGAAGAGAAG GTTCGAGAGTCTACATGGGATGCTTTATGTTCGAGAGGTGAAGAGCGTGAAAAAGCTGCAAAATCATCTATAGAGGCATTGGAGAAGTTTGAAGAGGAGCTGAAACTGAAAGGGACAAAGTTTCTTGGAGGGGAAACAATTGGATTCGTGGACCTTGTAGCAGGCTTTATTTCTTACCAACTGCCTGTTTTTGAGGAAGTTGGATCCATGAAAATCCTTGACTCATCAAAATTCCCAGCGACATTCGATTGGATCTACAATTTTCTCAACCATCCAGTGATCAAGGATGATTTGCCAGCAAAGGATCTGATGTTTGATTACTACGCAAAACGCAGTAAAGAAATATCTGATGAAAAAGATTCTTGCCGAAATGCT TGTGAATACATAGAAGAAGATACATACAATAAGAGCTCTTTGCTGTTGAAGTTGAATCGTGTTCATGGAAGGGTTCCCGTTCTTGTTCACAATGGAAAACCAATTTCAGAATCCATAATCATTCTTGAATACATTGATGGGGTGTGGAAACAGACTCACCTGTTGCCTCAAGATCCTTGTGAAAGAGCCCAAGCACGCTTTTGGGCTAAATTTACTGAAGAGAAG ATGGAAGAAAATCAGGGAGTGAAGCTCTTGGGATTTTGGGTGAGCCCATATGTTCTAAGAGTGAAGTGGGCACTGAAACTGAAGGGGATAGAGTATGAACACATTGAAGAAGACGTATTCAACAAGAGCCCTTTACTTTTGAAGCTGAATCCTGTTAAGGGACAAGTTCCTGTGCTAGTTCATGATGGAAAACCAATACCAGAGTCAATTGTAATCCTGGAATATATTGATGAAGTGTGGAAACATAGTCCTTTGTTGCCTCGAGATCCTTATGAAAGAGCCAATTCTCGTTTTTGGGCTAAATTTGCTGCAGAAAAG CTTCAAGCATATGCATGGGAAGCTCTATGTTCAAGAGGTGAAGACCACGAAAGAGCCATAAAAGCATCTATGGAGGCCTTGGAGATGATGGAAAAGGAGCTAAATGGGAAAAAGTTTTTTGGAGGAGATAAAATTGGTTTTGTAGACCTTGTGGCTGGCTTCATTTCTTACCAACTCCCCGTGTACGAGGAAATTGTTTCGATGAAAATTCTTGACTCGTCAAAATTCCCAGCTATCACAAACTGGATCAATAATTTTCTCAACCACCCTCTGATTAAGGAAGAGTTGCCACCAAAGCATAAGATGcttgcttacttttccaaccGACGCAACGTTATACTGGTTCAGAATTCATCAAACAAGTGA